The following are encoded in a window of Salinibacter ruber DSM 13855 genomic DNA:
- a CDS encoding ribonucleoside-diphosphate reductase subunit alpha, translating into MSTTTRSRSSTSADFGWLNDEARTFLRRGYLLEGTGPEDRVREIAEHAEGLLEMDGFADRFYEYMARGYYSLASPVWANFGLDRGLPISCFGSYIDDSMEAILNTHAEVGMMTKVGGGTSGYFGDVRPRGASITNNGTSNGTYPFAQLFDKIINVVSQGETRRGHFAGYIDIEHPDVEEWLNIQTEGDAIQTMMYGVVVGDDWMEAMIDGDSDKRALWAKVVESRMNLGIPYILFRGNVQDGRPQVYKDKGYDVHASNLCLTGDQRVVTDRGYKRAEDLWEEGGELTLFDGEDAIGSSRMKLRKTSAEVYKITLGNGVEQKVSARHGMPVYQGKSEYKRTEAQNVEVGDRIVIQKQKGLFGDRHCPDEAFILGMWQSDGTQAGDEKFIDIWEKDFDLAEEIQEKMDRIYNRHGFNEYELTNQHGGTFTRDRETPQLREVDAGHSNDRKKRLQTRALTKLGFEKGTVPEWIYEADEETVWAYVRGLLVADGTAHVSYSKGNPLQIAYADVDRDFLQELQLLFNNLGLSAQIRSLRDGNEALLPDGNGGEKLYETQNCYRLIVGNKAAALEIERNTGFLTRKDIELEERSYRDNTKKAYKVVDIEHVGQETVYCPTTHTEESVFVSQGALTFNCSEIALPSGPDESFVCCLSSMNALHYDDWKDTDAVETLTQFLDAVMQEFIDGAKGMAHMDRAVRFAERHRAIGIGILGWHSYLQSNRIPFESAEASLTGAEIAKTIKERSYAASAELADRFGEPPVLEGYGRRNATTMAVAPTKSSSFILGQVSPSIEPIKSNYFVQDRAKMKVTYKNPHLQALLQEKGRDTDAVWDEIALRDGSVQHLDFLSDEEKDVFKTFSEISQMAIIDQAAGRQKHIDQSQSLNLAIDPGSTPVKDINRLYVEAWKKGVKSLYYQHGVNAAQSFSRDLLACKACEA; encoded by the coding sequence ATGTCCACCACGACCCGTTCCCGCTCCTCAACCTCCGCGGACTTCGGCTGGCTCAACGACGAGGCCCGCACCTTCCTCCGACGGGGGTATCTCCTGGAGGGCACCGGCCCGGAGGACCGCGTGCGAGAAATTGCCGAGCACGCCGAGGGCCTCCTCGAGATGGACGGCTTTGCCGACCGGTTCTACGAATACATGGCGCGCGGCTACTACTCGCTCGCATCGCCGGTCTGGGCGAACTTTGGGCTCGACCGCGGCCTGCCGATCTCCTGCTTCGGCTCCTACATCGACGACTCGATGGAGGCGATCCTCAACACCCACGCCGAGGTCGGCATGATGACCAAGGTGGGCGGGGGCACGAGCGGGTACTTCGGCGATGTCCGCCCGCGCGGCGCCTCCATCACGAACAACGGCACGTCGAACGGCACCTACCCGTTTGCCCAGCTCTTCGACAAAATCATTAACGTGGTGAGCCAGGGCGAGACGCGGCGCGGCCACTTCGCCGGGTACATCGACATTGAGCACCCCGACGTGGAGGAGTGGCTCAACATTCAGACCGAGGGCGACGCCATCCAGACGATGATGTACGGCGTTGTCGTGGGGGACGACTGGATGGAAGCGATGATCGATGGCGACTCGGACAAGCGGGCCCTCTGGGCAAAAGTGGTGGAGAGCCGAATGAACCTCGGCATTCCCTACATCCTCTTCCGCGGCAACGTGCAGGACGGGCGCCCGCAGGTCTACAAGGACAAGGGCTACGACGTCCACGCCAGCAACTTGTGCCTGACCGGCGACCAGCGCGTGGTCACAGACCGGGGCTACAAACGGGCCGAAGACCTCTGGGAAGAGGGCGGCGAGCTTACTCTCTTTGACGGAGAGGACGCGATTGGCTCAAGCCGCATGAAGCTACGGAAGACCAGCGCCGAGGTGTACAAAATCACGCTCGGAAACGGCGTAGAGCAAAAAGTAAGCGCTCGCCATGGCATGCCTGTGTATCAAGGCAAAAGCGAGTACAAGCGGACTGAAGCCCAGAACGTTGAGGTCGGTGACCGGATTGTGATCCAGAAGCAGAAGGGCCTCTTCGGCGACCGGCACTGCCCAGACGAGGCATTTATCCTCGGGATGTGGCAGTCCGACGGCACCCAGGCTGGCGACGAAAAGTTTATCGACATCTGGGAGAAGGACTTCGACCTTGCCGAGGAGATCCAGGAGAAGATGGACCGGATCTACAATCGGCATGGGTTCAACGAGTACGAGCTCACAAATCAGCATGGCGGTACGTTCACGCGCGACCGAGAAACGCCACAGCTGCGCGAGGTCGACGCCGGCCACTCGAACGACCGTAAGAAGCGTCTTCAGACCAGAGCTCTCACGAAGCTTGGCTTCGAGAAGGGCACGGTGCCAGAGTGGATTTACGAGGCTGACGAGGAGACTGTATGGGCGTACGTCCGCGGCCTTCTTGTCGCCGATGGCACGGCCCACGTCTCCTATAGCAAGGGCAATCCATTGCAGATTGCCTATGCGGACGTCGACCGGGACTTCCTGCAAGAGCTGCAGCTTCTTTTCAACAATCTGGGCCTAAGCGCTCAGATCCGTTCTCTTCGTGACGGCAATGAAGCGCTCCTCCCAGATGGAAACGGCGGAGAGAAGCTTTACGAGACGCAGAATTGCTACCGACTTATCGTCGGCAACAAAGCGGCGGCGCTGGAAATCGAGCGCAACACTGGCTTCCTCACCCGCAAGGACATTGAGCTCGAGGAGCGCTCCTACCGAGACAACACGAAGAAGGCTTATAAGGTGGTCGACATCGAGCACGTAGGCCAAGAAACGGTCTACTGCCCGACGACCCACACCGAAGAGTCTGTGTTTGTCTCCCAGGGCGCGCTGACGTTCAACTGCTCAGAGATCGCGCTGCCGAGCGGGCCGGACGAGAGCTTCGTGTGCTGCCTTTCCTCGATGAACGCCCTCCACTACGACGACTGGAAGGACACCGACGCGGTCGAGACGCTGACGCAGTTCCTCGACGCGGTGATGCAGGAGTTTATCGACGGGGCCAAGGGAATGGCGCACATGGACCGGGCCGTGCGCTTTGCGGAGCGCCACCGGGCGATCGGGATCGGCATCCTGGGCTGGCACTCCTACCTGCAGTCGAACAGGATCCCGTTCGAGTCGGCGGAGGCCAGCCTGACCGGGGCCGAGATCGCGAAAACGATCAAGGAGCGCTCCTACGCGGCGTCCGCCGAGCTCGCCGACCGCTTCGGCGAGCCGCCGGTCCTGGAGGGCTACGGGCGACGCAACGCCACCACGATGGCCGTGGCGCCGACCAAGTCCAGCAGCTTCATCCTCGGGCAGGTCAGCCCGTCCATCGAGCCGATCAAGAGCAACTACTTCGTGCAGGACCGGGCGAAGATGAAGGTCACGTACAAGAACCCCCACTTGCAGGCGCTCTTGCAGGAAAAGGGCCGCGACACCGACGCGGTGTGGGACGAGATCGCGCTGCGCGACGGGTCGGTGCAGCACCTCGACTTCCTGTCCGACGAGGAGAAGGATGTCTTCAAAACCTTCAGCGAGATCAGTCAGATGGCAATTATCGACCAGGCCGCCGGGCGGCAGAAGCACATCGACCAGTCGCAGTCCCTCAACCTGGCGATTGACCCGGGCTCCACGCCGGTCAAGGACATCAACCGGCTCTACGTCGAGGCCTGGAAGAAGGGCGTCAAGTCCCTCTACTACCAGCACGGCGTGAACGCGGCGCAGAGCTTCTCGCGCGACCTGCTGGCCTGCAAGGCGTGCGAGGCGTAG
- a CDS encoding ribonucleotide-diphosphate reductase subunit beta, with the protein MSIFDERVNLKPYEYPHLLEFKTAIRQSYWVHDEFSFEGDVQDFRVNCTDAERSVIKKTMLAIAQVEVAVKTFWADIYDRLPVPEVGAVGMTFAESEVRHLDAYSHLLELLGLNDAFERIEEIPALIDRVEYLNSALEGTGSRDERAFAHSILLFSIFIEHVSLFSQFLIMLSFDKHEKRFKGVANAVEATSKEEQIHGLFGVELMNIIREEHPEWFGPAFEQEVRAACEEAYDAEQKVLDWIFADGELDFLPRPVVDAFLRDKFNESLKNVDVDPIFEVDPEHLGETRWFYEEVLLTKGNDFFSKRSTSYSKMTQSVSGDDLF; encoded by the coding sequence ATGAGCATCTTCGACGAGCGTGTCAACCTGAAGCCCTACGAGTACCCGCACCTGCTGGAGTTTAAGACGGCCATACGGCAGTCCTACTGGGTCCACGATGAGTTTAGCTTCGAAGGGGACGTGCAGGACTTCCGCGTCAACTGCACCGACGCCGAGCGCAGTGTCATTAAGAAAACGATGCTCGCGATTGCCCAGGTTGAGGTGGCGGTTAAGACCTTCTGGGCCGACATCTACGACCGCCTGCCGGTGCCGGAGGTCGGGGCCGTGGGGATGACCTTTGCCGAAAGCGAGGTGCGCCACCTGGATGCCTACTCGCACCTCTTGGAGCTGCTGGGCCTGAATGACGCGTTCGAGCGAATCGAGGAGATTCCGGCCCTCATCGACCGCGTCGAGTACCTGAACAGCGCCCTGGAGGGAACGGGCAGCCGCGACGAACGAGCCTTTGCCCACTCCATCCTGCTCTTCTCGATCTTCATCGAGCATGTCAGCCTCTTCAGCCAGTTTCTCATCATGCTCTCGTTCGACAAGCATGAGAAGCGGTTCAAGGGCGTGGCCAATGCCGTGGAGGCCACCTCGAAGGAGGAGCAGATCCACGGGCTCTTCGGCGTGGAGCTGATGAACATCATCCGCGAGGAGCACCCGGAGTGGTTCGGCCCGGCGTTCGAACAGGAGGTGCGGGCGGCCTGCGAGGAGGCATACGACGCCGAGCAGAAGGTGCTCGATTGGATCTTCGCGGACGGGGAACTCGACTTCCTCCCGCGGCCGGTCGTGGACGCGTTCCTGCGCGACAAGTTCAACGAGTCGCTGAAGAACGTGGACGTCGACCCGATCTTCGAGGTCGACCCCGAGCACCTCGGCGAGACCCGCTGGTTCTACGAGGAGGTCCTGCTCACGAAGGGCAACGACTTCTTCTCGAAGCGCTCGACCAGCTACTCGAAGATGACGCAGAGCGTGAGCGGAGACGATCTCTTCTAG